In Solidesulfovibrio carbinoliphilus subsp. oakridgensis, the sequence TTGACCACCTGGTAGTAGCGGTCGAACCCGGACATCATGAGGAGCTGCTTGAAGAGCTGGGGCGACTGGGGCAGGGCGTAGAAGGCGCCATTGGTCATGCGGCTCGGCACCAGAAAGTCGCGCGCGCCCTCGGGGGTGGACTTGGTGAGGACGGGCGTCTCCACTTCCAGGAACCCCAGGGTGTCGAGGTAGCGGCGGATGCTCTGGACGGCCTTGTGGCGCAGGAGGAAGTTGGCCGCGAGCTTCGGGCGGCGCAGGTCCAGGTAGCGGTACTTGAGCCTGAGCATCTCCGAGGCGTCGATGCGGTCCTCGATGGGGAAGGGGGGGGTGGCGGCGGTATTTAGGAGCTTGAACTCCGTGACCACCACCTCGACCGCGCCGGTCGGCATGTTGGGATTGGCCATGCCTTCCGGCCGGGCCCGGACCGTGCCCTTGACGGCCAGGACGTATTCGGTGCGAAGGACATGGGCCCGCTCCAGGGCGGCCTCGCTGCCCTCGGGGCAGAAGACCACTTGCGTGAGCCCCCCCCGGTCGCGCAGGTCGATGAAAATCAGGCCGCCGTGGTCGCGCCGGAACTGGGCCCAGCCCATGAGGCACACTTCGCAGCCGACATCGGCCGCCCGCAGCGCGCCGCAGTCGCTCGTGCGCCGCCAGTCGTCCAGCCGGTCAAGGACAAGCACATCGCTCATGAAGGAATCCTTTTTTCAAGAATGTGGGGAAAAACTTTTTGAAAAAAGTTTTTCCCCACACCCCTTTTCAAAAACTTTTATCGGTTGCAGTCGGCTGCGACAATCCGTCCCCATCGAGGGGGTCCGGGGGGGATCATCCCCCCCGGCGGGGGCGTGGGGGCGGCGCCCCCACATCTTCGCCTTACTCTCCCTGGGCCTCTTCCAGGCGGGCGCGCAGGAAGGCGGGGAGCAGGTCCTGCCCGACGGTTTCCTGGCCGCCGGCCCGCATGTTTTTCACCACCACCGTGCCTTGGGCCAGCTCGTCGGCGCCGAGGACCAGACAGAAGCTGGCCCCGGACTTGTCCGCGGCCCGCATCTGGCTTTTGACACTCTTGGCGGCGAACGGGGCCTCGCCGGCAAATCCGGCCCGGCGCAGGTCCTGGGCCAGGAGCAGGCCACGGTCCAGGCCGGCCGGATCGAGCACGACCAGGACGAAATCCGGAGCCGCCTCGGTCACACCGCCAATCAGCAGGGCCAGGCGCTCCATGCCGCAGGCAAAGCCGACGCCCGGCACGTCCGCCCCGCCAAGGGACGCAACCAGCCCGTCGTAGCGGCCGCCGCCGGCAACCGACGACTGGGAGCCGATGTTGCCGGAGACGATCTCGAAGGTGGTGCGCACGTAATAATCGAGCCCGCGCACCAGCCGGGGATTGAGCGTGTAGTCGAGGCCGGCGGCGTCGAGGATGCGGCGCACGGCCGCGAAATGTTCGGCGCAGTCCGGGCAGAGGTGGTCGGTGATCCGCGGCGCGTCGGCCGTGAACTCCTTGCACTGGGGCACCTTGCAATCCAGGACCCGCAGCGGATTGGTGAGTTTCCGGCGCATGCAGTCGTCGCAGAGCTTTTCCTTGTGCATGCCCTTTAAAAACTCGCGCAGGACGTCCAGAAAGACCGGCCGGCATTCCCGACAACCCAGGGAATTGAGCTCCACGGTCAGTTCGGAGAGGCCCAGGGCCCGCAGATACTGGTCGAGCATGAGCAGGACCTCGGCGTCGAGAAGCGGCTCCGGGGAGCCGACGGCCTCCACGTCGATCTGGTGGAACTGGCGCATCCGGCCCTTTTGGGGCCGTTCGTAGCGGAACATGGGGCCGTAGGCGAAAAACTTGGCCAGGCCCTCGCCGGCCCGTTTGTCCTCGATCAAGGCCCGCATGACCCCGGCCGTGGCCTCGGGCCGCAGCGTCAGGGAACGGCCCTTGCGGTCCGGGAAGGTGTACATTTCCTTTTGCACCACGTCCGTCTCCTCGCCGATGGAACGGGAGAAGAGTTCTGTGCGCTCAAGGACGGGCACACGCAATTCCCGGTAGCCGTAGCGGGAAAACACGTCGCGGGCGGTCTGCTCGATAAAGGCGAAGACCGTGGAGTCGGGCGGAAAAAGGTCGGCAAAGCCTTTGATTTTTTGAATCTTGTCCATGAAGGCAAATCCCGGGTGGGCGCGCGTGACGCGTCGTTAAAAAAGAGGAAAAAGTCTAGACGAGACGGGAAAGCTTGTCAAAAGGCGCTGCCGCACCCCAGACAGGCCTTGGCCTTGAACGCGGGCAGGGGCGTCATCACCGCCTCGCCGGTCAGGCTGACCGAACAGGCGCAAAAGGCGCCTAGCGGCAGGGACAGGATCGGAGCGTTCAGGTGCCGCCACGGCGGGGACTCGCGCCACGTCGCCTTGGGACCCGGGAGGACCGAACGCATCCGGATCGGCGGCCGCCCCAGGCTCTCCCGGGCCAGCCGGCCCATCCCCCAGGGCGTGAACCACCGGGCCGTGCGCAAGGGGCCTTTGCCCCGGCCCGGAAAAAGCCGCATGGACAGGCCGTAGCAGGAAAAACGGTTCAGAAAGCCGATCAAAACGGCCTTCCTGGCCACCCGGCCAGCCTCGCGCAGGACCAGCCCCGGGTCGCGGCAGAATTCCAGGACCGTAAAAAGCACGCAGAAATCAAACTCGTTGTCGTCAAAGGGCAGGTGCGAGGCGTCGCCCAGGTGCAGGTCGGCCCGGCCGGCCATCCGCGCCCGCGCCGCCTCCAGCATGGCCGGCGAGGCGTCGAGCCCGGTCACCTCGAAGCCGGCGCTGTGCAGCACGTCCAGGAAAATGCCCGTGCCGCAGCCGACTTCAAGCAGCCGCTGGCCACGGCGCGGCCAGCCGGCCGTCATGCGCTCGAGCAGCCGGATTTCCCGCTTCAGGGCGAACTCGCCCGGCGGCGTCTGGAACCAGGCGTCGTACCGCCTGGCCGTTTCCTTGTCCCACATAATATTTCGAGAGAACCGGGGGAGGGAACCCCTTTTGCAAAGGGTCCCTCCCCCGGACCCCCTCCCTCCCCAAAAACTCTTCAAGGGGGCGCACTCGTCCTGTCGTCTCCGAGCGGACGATCAAGTCGACCTCTCCGAGGCTTTCAAAGCAAAAATCCACCCACTTCGCCCCGTCTTCGGGGCGACGGGCCTGTGTGGCCGGAATCGGCCGGGCGTGCCCGCCGGCTTTGCGGCGTGCGTCGCCCGGCCGATTCCGGCCACACGTCGCACCCCCGTCCACGACCAATCCGCCACCCGCTTCCCACACTCCCGCCCCCCCTTCCAGGGGGTCCGGGGGGGATGATCCCCCCCGGCCGCCGGAGGCATCTTCTCTCCCGATTCTCCCTTCCCCTTACAGGCCTTGGGGGTCCTTGTATACGGCGCCCTGGGCGGCCGAGGTGACCTGGGCGGCGTAGCGGCGCAGGAGCGGGGAGGTGATCTCCTTTTGGGGGTGCACGAGGCTGGCCCGGCGCGTGTCGAGCTCGGCCGCGTCCACGAGCAGGTTGAGCTTTCGGGCCGGGATGTCGATTTCGATGGTGTCGCCTTCCCGGACCAGGGCAATGGGTCCGTCGGAAGCGGCTTCGGGCGAGACGTGGCCGATGGCCGCGCCGCGGGTGCCGCCGCTGAACCGGCCGTCGGTGATAAGGGCCACGGATTCGCCAAGGCCCATGCCCATGATGTTGGAGGTGGGGGAGAGCATCTCGCGCATGCCGGGCCCGCCGCGCGGGCCTTCGTAGCGGATGACCACCACGTCGCCGGCCTGGACCGTGCCGCCGAGAATGGCGGCGTTGGCCGACTCTTCGTCGTCAAAGACCCGGGCCGGGCCGGTGTGGCGCATCATGGCCGGCTTGACGGCCGACTGCTTGACCACGGCCCCGTCTGGGGCCAGCGAGCCGCGCAGGATGGCGATGCCGCCTTCGCCCGCATAAGGCTCCCTGGCCCGGATGACGTCGAAGTTTTTGACCCGGGCCTTGAGGTCGGAGAGGTTCTCGCCGACCGTCTTGCCGGTGGCGGTCAGGACGTCCAGGTGGATGAGGCCGCGTTCGGCCAGGGCGCTCATGACGGCCGGGATGCCGCCGGCCCGTTCGAGGTCGTCGAGGTAGTGGTGGCCGGCCGGGGAGAGCTTGCACAGATTCGGGGTGTTGCGCGAGATGCGGTCGAAGATGTCGAGGGTCAGCGGCAGGCCGGCCTCGGCGAAAACGGCCGGCAGGTGGAGCACCGTGTTGGTCGAGCAGCCAAGGGCCATGTCCATGGTCACGGCGTTCTCGATGCTTTTTTCCGTCACGATGTCCCGGGGCCGGATGTTTTTGGCCAAGAGGTCCATGACCCGCATGCCGGCGGTCTTGGCCAGCCGGACGCGCTTGGCGGTGACGGCCGGGATGGTGCCGTTGCCGGGCAGGCCAAGGCCCACCGATTCGGACAGGCAGTTCATGGAATTGGCCGTGAACATGCCCGAGCACGAGCCGCAGCCCGGGCAGGCGTTCTGCTCGAGCTCTTCCAGGCCTTCGGCGTCGATGGTGCCGCGCTTGAACTTGCCGACCGCCTCGAACACGTCGATCAGGTCGCAGGACCCTTCGGAGGTGGTGCCGGCCAGCATCGGGCCGCCGCTTACGATGATCGACGGGATGTTGAGGCGCAGCATGGCCATCAGCATCCCGGGCACGACCTTATCGCAGTTGGGGATCATGACCAGGGCGTCGAAGGGATGGGCCATGGCCATGATTTCAATGGAGTCAGCAATGATTTCGCGGCTTACCAAGGAAAAATGCATGCCCGCATGGTTCATGGCCAGGCCGTCGCAGACGCCGATGGACGGAAAGGCCATGGGCGTGCCGCCGGCCAGGCGCACGCCGGCCTTGGCCGCCTCGGCGATGGTATTGAGGTGGATGTGGCCGGGCACGACCTCGTTGGCCGAGTTGACGATGCCGACCAGCGGCCGCTCCATCTCTTCCTTGGTGAGGCCCAGGGCGTAGAGCAGGGAGCGGTGGGGGGCTTTTTCCAGACCTTTCTTGAAAATCGAGCTGCGCATGGCGGATATCCTTGGGGCAGATGTGGGGGGCCGGCTGGCCGCGGGGGGAGTTTTCCACATTCGGGGCCCGGCTGGCAAGGCCGGGGCCGGGCGTCGTGGCCGGCCCCGGCCTTGATCCGGCCCGGCGGGCAGGGTAGCAGGGGCCATCGGAGCGGCCATGCGCATCGTCAACCTGCACAACACGGCCTTTGTCGCCACCTTCCGCAAGCGCGGCCACGACGTCCTGTCCATCGGCACCACGCCGGACTGCGACGTGCGGCTCGATGAGCCGCTTTCCTGCAAACGGCTGCTCGATCTCCTGGCGGCCAAGGGCTTCCGCCCGGATCTGGCCTTCTGGTGCGACGGCTGCCAGACGCCCTGGATCTTCGGCCTGGAGACGCTGCCCGCCGTGACCATCGGCTTTTCCATCGACCAGTACATGCACCCCTGGCACGTGCCGTACAGTGCGGCCTTTGACGCCTTTTTCGTGGCCCAGAAGGACTACCTGCCGCTTTTCGCGGAGACGCCGACCGGCCGGCCGGCCGTGTGGATGCCGCTTTTCTGCGATCCCGGCCGCGACCGCGACCCGGGCGTGGCCCGCGACATCCCGGTCTCCTTCGTCGGCACCCTGGACGGAGCGGTCAACGCCGGCCGGCGGCCGTTTCTGGCGGCCTTTCGCAAGCTGGCCCCGCTTTACGCCACCACCGGCCGCTACCAGCCCGTCTTCGGCCGCAGCCGCATCGTGCTGAACCAGTCCGCGGCCGGGGAGCTCAACTTCCGGCTGTTCGAGGCCATGGCCTGCGGCGCGGCCGTCCTGACCGAGGCCACCGGCAACGGCCTGGCCGAGCTTTTCACCCCCGGCCGGGACATCCTGACCTACCGGCGCGGCGACCCGGCCCAGGCGGCGGCAACCGCCCTGGCCGCCCTGGCCGACCCCGGCCTGCCCACACTGGCGGCCGCCGGCCGGCGCGCGGTCCTCTCCGGCCACACCGTCACGGCCAGGGCCCGGCTCGTCCTCGACACGGCCGTGGCCCGGGCGGCCGCCGGCGCGCCCGGGGAGCGGCTGGCCCGGTTGCCGGCCGTGCGGGCCGCAGTGGCCAAGGCCTACGCCATGCTGGCCACGGACGAGCGCCTGCCCCTGGCCGAGGGGGAGCGGCGTTTTTTTCTCGGCATGGCCAGATAGGGAGAGGAGAGAAGATGCCTCCGGGGGCCAAAGGGGGGGGACCCCCCTTTGGAAACCCCGGGCGGGAGGGGCGGCACGGTGCACGCCGGCGGTCCATTCGGGTGGGTCCGGGAGGGGGTGACCCCCTCCCGGCCGCCGGAGGCATCTTTACGTTTTACGCGTTGGCCAGATAGGTGGCGATGGCGTCGTCGTAGGTGCTGGTCTGGCGGAAGGTGGCGGCGGCGGTTTTCTGGCGCAGGGGCAGCGGGGCCCGCATGTCGTTCTGGGCCAGGGCGTCCATGATCTCGGGGTAGAAGGCCGGATCCGGCACCACCAGGATGCTCGAGAAGTTCTTGGCCGAGGCCCGCAGCAAGGTCGGGCCGCCGATGTCGATCTGCTCGACCATTTCGGGCAGGGGCAGTTTTTTCTCCAGCGCCTTGCCGAAGGCGTAGAGGTTGACCACCACCATGTCGAAGGGCGCGATGTTGTGGGTGGCCAGGGTGGAGAGATGTTCGGGGTTGTCCTTGTCGGCCAGGATGCCGCCGTGGACGAAGGGGTGCAGGGTTTTGACGCGGCCGCCGAGGATCTCGGGGAAACCCGTCACGTCGCTGACGGAGGTCACGGGCAGGCCGGAGGCCTCCAGGAGCTTTCGGGTGCCGCCGGTGGAGACGAGTTCGACGCCGGCGGCGACAAGGAACCGGGCCAGCTCGGGCAGGCCGGACTTGTCCGTGACGCTTAGAAGCGCCCGTTTGATGGGCAGGAAATCCATGGCATAACCTCGCTTTTTTCAAAGCGGGTGCCACAGTCGCCCGTTGAAGGCAAGGACGCTTCCTGGCCGGGCGTCCGGCCGGACCGTTTGCGGTCGCGGCCGGACGTCGCGGAGGGGGGAAAATCGGGACGGCCGGCTAGGCGGCGATACGCTTGAGTTCCTCGGCCAGTTCCCGGGCGGCGTCGTTTGCCGGATCCTGGACCAGGATGGCGTCCAGTTCGCAGCCGGCCTCGGCGTGGCGGCCGAGGCTGACCAGGCAGCCGGCCAGGGTGAAGCGGACCTCGTGCTTGGCCGGGTCCACGGACAGGTAGTCCCGCAGGTAGTCGAGGACCTCTCCGATCCGCTCCTCGGCGTGGGCCAGGCGGACCAGGCCGAACAGGGCCACCAGGTTCTCGGGGTTCTTGGCCAGCGCGCCCTTGAAATGGGTGAAGGCCTCGGCCGCGTCGCCGCGCTCCATTTCAATGAGCGCCATGCCGGACAGGGACCGGTCATCGGCCTCGATGGTGGACGCCTTGCGGTACAGGGTCATGGCCTGCTCCAGCTCGCCGCGCTGCACGGCGATGGTGGCCAGCCCCAGGTAGGGGTCGGCATGGACGCCGTTGTTGCTCATGGCCTTGCCGTAGTACTCCTCGGCCTTGTCCAGGTCGCCCATGAACAGATAGCATTCGCCGAGTTCCTTGTTGATTTCATAATCCAGCTGCCCACTCATGACATCCCCTCCGTTCCCGACGCCCCGGGTTGCATGCGGGCGTCGCCGGTGTGGCGCGTTGCGTCGCGCCGTGTGGTTTCGCGTCCTGTCGGCCCGGGGCCGGCGCCGGCGGCGCGTCCTGCCGGGCACCGGGACTCAAGCAAGCCTCGTGCCACCGGTCCCGGGCCGGCCGGTCGGGCCGCCTTCCCGCTTGTCTGCCGGCCGCTTACGCGTTTTACGCATGGATTTATTAGAAAGTGAAACGGTCGTTCGGGGAAAAATATTCCCGGCCGACCGTGGGCATCGGGGCGAGTGGAACGGTTTTTGCCCAGTGAAAACGCGAACACGGTCGGCCCGGCCCGGCCGGAAATCGGGCAAAACGAGGAAAAGCGGCATGAAAACAATATTTTCGGATAATCTGGGGCTGCTTGGCAAGGTCATGGACCTGCGCCTGGAGCGTCAGAATGTCGTCATGTCCAACCTGGCCAACCAGGATGTGCCCTCCTACAAGGCCCACCGGCTGGAGTTCGAAAAGGAACTCCAGTCCGCGCTCAATACCGACGGCGACCGAAAGATGACGCGCACCGGTTCCGGCCACCTGCCCTCGACCTTCCGGGCGGGCGGCTTCAGCGGAACCATGGAGATGGGCTGGAAGCCGCAGGTGGTGGCCGGCCTCGACAGCGTGGACATGGAAAAGGAAATGTCGATCATGGCGAAAAATACGCTCATGTACAACGCCCTGACCGATATCACCAAGAAGGACTTCGAAGGCCTGCAACGGGTCATCACGGACGGAGGCAAGTAGCATGGACCTCTTTACCGCACTCGATATCGGCTCATCGGGCATGTCCGCCCAGCGGACGCTCATGAACACCATTTCCATGAACCTGGCCAACATCAAGACCACGCGCACGGTCAATGGCGCCGGCCCCTACGTGCGCAAGTCCGTGATGCTCGAATCCACCCCCGTGGACGCGCCCTTTTCCAAGGCCATGCAGTCCGCCCAGGACCGCGACCTGGCCGGGGTCAAGGTGACGGGCCTGGTCAACGACAACCGGCCGTTTCGCATGCAGTACGAACCCGGCCACCCCGACGCCAACGCCGACGGCTACGTGGCCTACCCCGACATCAACGTGGTCGAGGAAATGGCCAACATGATCACGGCCATGCGCAGCTACGAAGCCTCGAGTTCGTCCATCGGCACGGTCAAGAACATGTTCACCAAAGCCCTGGATATCGGGCGGTAACGGAGGTTTTCCATGGCCATTCCCCCCATCGCCCTGTCCGCCTACCAGAACGCCATGGCCCGCACCGGGGCCATCGACAGCAAGGTCTCCCGGTCGCTGGCCAAGCCCGCCGCCCCGGCCGAAGGCTTCGGCAATATGCTGACGGACTCGCTCAAGAACGTCAACGACCTGCAAAACACCAAAAGCGACATGGTGCAGTCGTTTGCCTCGGGCGAGACACAGAACGTGCATGAGCTGATGATCAATCTGCAAAAGGCCGGCGTGG encodes:
- the hisS gene encoding histidine--tRNA ligase, translating into MDKIQKIKGFADLFPPDSTVFAFIEQTARDVFSRYGYRELRVPVLERTELFSRSIGEETDVVQKEMYTFPDRKGRSLTLRPEATAGVMRALIEDKRAGEGLAKFFAYGPMFRYERPQKGRMRQFHQIDVEAVGSPEPLLDAEVLLMLDQYLRALGLSELTVELNSLGCRECRPVFLDVLREFLKGMHKEKLCDDCMRRKLTNPLRVLDCKVPQCKEFTADAPRITDHLCPDCAEHFAAVRRILDAAGLDYTLNPRLVRGLDYYVRTTFEIVSGNIGSQSSVAGGGRYDGLVASLGGADVPGVGFACGMERLALLIGGVTEAAPDFVLVVLDPAGLDRGLLLAQDLRRAGFAGEAPFAAKSVKSQMRAADKSGASFCLVLGADELAQGTVVVKNMRAGGQETVGQDLLPAFLRARLEEAQGE
- a CDS encoding class I SAM-dependent methyltransferase, with product MWDKETARRYDAWFQTPPGEFALKREIRLLERMTAGWPRRGQRLLEVGCGTGIFLDVLHSAGFEVTGLDASPAMLEAARARMAGRADLHLGDASHLPFDDNEFDFCVLFTVLEFCRDPGLVLREAGRVARKAVLIGFLNRFSCYGLSMRLFPGRGKGPLRTARWFTPWGMGRLARESLGRPPIRMRSVLPGPKATWRESPPWRHLNAPILSLPLGAFCACSVSLTGEAVMTPLPAFKAKACLGCGSAF
- the ilvD gene encoding dihydroxy-acid dehydratase, which encodes MRSSIFKKGLEKAPHRSLLYALGLTKEEMERPLVGIVNSANEVVPGHIHLNTIAEAAKAGVRLAGGTPMAFPSIGVCDGLAMNHAGMHFSLVSREIIADSIEIMAMAHPFDALVMIPNCDKVVPGMLMAMLRLNIPSIIVSGGPMLAGTTSEGSCDLIDVFEAVGKFKRGTIDAEGLEELEQNACPGCGSCSGMFTANSMNCLSESVGLGLPGNGTIPAVTAKRVRLAKTAGMRVMDLLAKNIRPRDIVTEKSIENAVTMDMALGCSTNTVLHLPAVFAEAGLPLTLDIFDRISRNTPNLCKLSPAGHHYLDDLERAGGIPAVMSALAERGLIHLDVLTATGKTVGENLSDLKARVKNFDVIRAREPYAGEGGIAILRGSLAPDGAVVKQSAVKPAMMRHTGPARVFDDEESANAAILGGTVQAGDVVVIRYEGPRGGPGMREMLSPTSNIMGMGLGESVALITDGRFSGGTRGAAIGHVSPEAASDGPIALVREGDTIEIDIPARKLNLLVDAAELDTRRASLVHPQKEITSPLLRRYAAQVTSAAQGAVYKDPQGL
- a CDS encoding glycosyltransferase, producing the protein MRIVNLHNTAFVATFRKRGHDVLSIGTTPDCDVRLDEPLSCKRLLDLLAAKGFRPDLAFWCDGCQTPWIFGLETLPAVTIGFSIDQYMHPWHVPYSAAFDAFFVAQKDYLPLFAETPTGRPAVWMPLFCDPGRDRDPGVARDIPVSFVGTLDGAVNAGRRPFLAAFRKLAPLYATTGRYQPVFGRSRIVLNQSAAGELNFRLFEAMACGAAVLTEATGNGLAELFTPGRDILTYRRGDPAQAAATALAALADPGLPTLAAAGRRAVLSGHTVTARARLVLDTAVARAAAGAPGERLARLPAVRAAVAKAYAMLATDERLPLAEGERRFFLGMAR
- a CDS encoding IMP cyclohydrolase — its product is MDFLPIKRALLSVTDKSGLPELARFLVAAGVELVSTGGTRKLLEASGLPVTSVSDVTGFPEILGGRVKTLHPFVHGGILADKDNPEHLSTLATHNIAPFDMVVVNLYAFGKALEKKLPLPEMVEQIDIGGPTLLRASAKNFSSILVVPDPAFYPEIMDALAQNDMRAPLPLRQKTAAATFRQTSTYDDAIATYLANA
- a CDS encoding tetratricopeptide repeat protein, whose translation is MSGQLDYEINKELGECYLFMGDLDKAEEYYGKAMSNNGVHADPYLGLATIAVQRGELEQAMTLYRKASTIEADDRSLSGMALIEMERGDAAEAFTHFKGALAKNPENLVALFGLVRLAHAEERIGEVLDYLRDYLSVDPAKHEVRFTLAGCLVSLGRHAEAGCELDAILVQDPANDAARELAEELKRIAA
- the flgB gene encoding flagellar basal body rod protein FlgB, with the translated sequence MKTIFSDNLGLLGKVMDLRLERQNVVMSNLANQDVPSYKAHRLEFEKELQSALNTDGDRKMTRTGSGHLPSTFRAGGFSGTMEMGWKPQVVAGLDSVDMEKEMSIMAKNTLMYNALTDITKKDFEGLQRVITDGGK
- the flgC gene encoding flagellar basal body rod protein FlgC, translating into MDLFTALDIGSSGMSAQRTLMNTISMNLANIKTTRTVNGAGPYVRKSVMLESTPVDAPFSKAMQSAQDRDLAGVKVTGLVNDNRPFRMQYEPGHPDANADGYVAYPDINVVEEMANMITAMRSYEASSSSIGTVKNMFTKALDIGR
- the fliE gene encoding flagellar hook-basal body complex protein FliE yields the protein MAIPPIALSAYQNAMARTGAIDSKVSRSLAKPAAPAEGFGNMLTDSLKNVNDLQNTKSDMVQSFASGETQNVHELMINLQKAGVAMQMTTAVRGKVLEAYRELVKMQF